One genomic segment of Arachis duranensis cultivar V14167 chromosome 4, aradu.V14167.gnm2.J7QH, whole genome shotgun sequence includes these proteins:
- the LOC107485777 gene encoding uncharacterized protein LOC107485777 isoform X1: MSSITTLLLLLLFLVLQNYEFAHGGKRKVHISDDLDDVYDDEEDESWKEWGKKKEPSFPPADLSKMEPSQIKEEMMKRHTGPVIGFVKLRFGFPRTPDMVAEIAMKWSQVMRTGGIGIRFMGVDTSTIMFNMESIKGMDELKDFIFDQSEAYEIKIGNDVFRRPGDPPLEEVLQNLQREKTKADNAGQEENDGDLRTEL; this comes from the exons ATGAGCTCCATTACCaccctccttcttcttctactatttCTGGTGCTGCAAAATTACGAATTTGCCCATGGAGGAAAGCGCAAGGTGCACATCAGCGATGACCTTGATGACGTGTACGATGACGAAGAGGACGAGTCTTGGAAGGAATGGGGCAAGAAGAAGGAGCCATCTTTCCCGCCCGCCGATCTGTCGAAAATGGAACCGTCTCAGATCAAGGAGGAGATGATGAAGCGCCACACCGGTCCCGTCATCGGCTTCGTCAAGCTCCGCTTCGGATTTCCCCGTACTCCG GACATGGTAGCGGAAATCGCCATGAAATGGTCACAAGTTATGAGAACTGGAGGCATTGGTATAAGGTTCATGGGTGTTGATACAAGTACAATCATGTTCAACATGGAAAGCATCAAAGGCATGGATGAG TTGAAGGACTTTATCTTTGACCAATCAGAGGCATATGAGATCAAAATCGGGAATGATGTTTTTCGAAGACCTGGAGATCCACCTTTAGAAGAGGTTCTTCAGAACCTTCAGAGAGAAAAAACCAAAGCGGATAATGCTGGTCAAGAGGAAAATGATGGGGATTTGAGAACAGAGTTGTAA